Part of the Rhizobiales bacterium NRL2 genome is shown below.
AACCGTATGCGGCGTGCTGGGTTCGTGGCTGGCCATGTGACGCGCCTCCAATGAATCCGTTGCCCGGGTCAGCCGAAGCGACCGGTGATGTAGTCCTCGGTGCGCTTGTCCGACGGCGCGGTGAAGATCGCATCCGTCGGCCCGACCTCGACCAGATTGCCCAGATGGAAGAAGGCTGTGCGCTGCGAAACGCGGGCGGCCTGCTGCATCGAGTGCGTGACGATGACGATGGTGTAGTTCTCGCGCAGATCGTCGATCAGTTCCTCGATGCGGGCCGTCGCGATCGGGTCGAGCGCCGAGCAGGGCTCGTCCATCAGGATCACTTCCGGCCGGACGGCGATGGCGCGGGCGATGCAGAGGCGCTGCTGCTGGCCGCCGGAAAGACCGGTGCCAGGCTCGTCGAGGCGTTCGGCGACCTCGTTCCAGAGACCGGCGCGGCGAAGCGAATCCTCGACCAGATCCCGCATCTCGCTCTTGCTGGAAGTCAGGCCGTGGATGCGCGGGCCGTAGGCGACATTCTCGAAGATCGACTTCGGGAACGGGTTCGGCTTCTGGAACACCATGCCGACGCGCGCGCGAAGCTGCACCACGTCCATGCGGGGGTCATGGATATCCTCACCGTGCAGCTCGATCGAGCCTTCGACGCGGCACCCTTCGATGACATCGTTCATCCGGTTGATGCAGCGCAGAAAGGTCGACTTGCCGCAACCGGACGGCCCGATCAGCGAAGTGACCTGGTGTTCACGGATGTCGACGCTGACGTCGAACAGCGCCTGCTTCTCGCCGTAGAAGACATTGACGCCGCGGGCGCGGACGGCGGTCCTTGCCTCGTCCGTCATGTCGGCCTCGGCTGCGCCGATGTCAGCCCTGGGAGCCGCTTCATTCATGTCCGTTGCCTTCTTCTACCATTTCCGTTGGAAGCGCTGGCGCAGCAGCACGGCGATCAGGTTCATGGAGATCAGGAAGCCGATCAGCACCAGAATCGCGGCCGAGGTCC
Proteins encoded:
- a CDS encoding phosphate ABC transporter ATP-binding protein; protein product: MTDEARTAVRARGVNVFYGEKQALFDVSVDIREHQVTSLIGPSGCGKSTFLRCINRMNDVIEGCRVEGSIELHGEDIHDPRMDVVQLRARVGMVFQKPNPFPKSIFENVAYGPRIHGLTSSKSEMRDLVEDSLRRAGLWNEVAERLDEPGTGLSGGQQQRLCIARAIAVRPEVILMDEPCSALDPIATARIEELIDDLRENYTIVIVTHSMQQAARVSQRTAFFHLGNLVEVGPTDAIFTAPSDKRTEDYITGRFG